One Lepisosteus oculatus isolate fLepOcu1 chromosome 13, fLepOcu1.hap2, whole genome shotgun sequence genomic region harbors:
- the olig2 gene encoding oligodendrocyte transcription factor 2, whose product MESDASLVSSRPSSPEVDDIFLSTVRKTTGFSGTVSSTQSDSPPELNAEVRSATSPVEDGCTLKMLSKKDRKLLSESELQQMRLKINSRERKRMHDLNIAMDGLREVMPYAHGPSVRKLSKIATLLLARNYILMLSNSLEEMKRLVSEIYGGHHSGFHPSACGTMAHTGPLPGHPASHASHPVHHSIIPPAVSTASLSGPSISAVTSVRPHHGLLKSPSAAAGPLGSSFQHWGAGMPCPCSMCQVPPPHVSSMTSVSMPRLTTDTK is encoded by the coding sequence ATGGAATCTGATGCCAGTTTAGTGTCTAGCAGGCCATCGTCTCCTGAGGTGGATGATATTTTTCTATCCACAGTCAGAAAAACTACCGGCTTTTCGGGCACTGTATCCTCCACACAGAGCGACTCTCCACCGGAGTTAAATGCAGAAGTCCGGTCTGCTACAAGTCCCGTCGAGGACGGGTGCACCTTGAAAATGTTATCGAAGAAAGATCGAAAGCTTCTCTCAGAGTCTGAATTGCAGCAAATGAGGCTGAAGATCAACAGCcgggagagaaagagaatgCACGACCTTAACATTGCCATGGACGGGCTCCGAGAAGTAATGCCTTACGCGCACGGTCCTTCTGTGCGAAAGCTTTCCAAGATTGCCACACTTCTCCTGGCGAGAAATTATATCCTAATGCTGAGTAACTCCCTGGAAGAAATGAAAAGGCTCGTCAGTGAAATATACGGGGGTCACCACAGCGGTTTTCATCCTTCAGCTTGCGGAACTATGGCACACACGGGACCTCTACCAGGGCACCCTGCTTCTCACGCATCTCATCCTGTTCATCATTCCATTATCCCGCCAGCCGTTTCAACCGCATCTCTCTCCGGACCCAGTATCTCGGCGGTGACCTCAGTTAGACCTCATCACGGACTCCTGAAATCTCCTTCAGCCGCCGCAGGACCCCTGGGTAGTAGTTTTCAGCACTGGGGAGCTGGAATGCCTTGTCCGTGTAGCATGTGCCAAGTGCCTCCTCCGCACGTCTCCAGCATGACCTCAGTGAGCATGCCAAGGCTAACTACTGACACTAAATGA